In Lolium rigidum isolate FL_2022 chromosome 7, APGP_CSIRO_Lrig_0.1, whole genome shotgun sequence, the DNA window ACGGCGACTACCCTCTCGCCACCAAGGTTAGTATTTTTTGGCCGCTAATTCTGCGTTGAAAGACTATGTTTTCACATAGCTCGCTGGCTGCCAAGGTCAATAGATCGCGCGCGGCGGCCAGAATATTAGTTCATCGACATCGCTGCGACTGTACAAATTAGAGTTTCTTGATTCATCTTGCATCGCGCTTTTGCAAATTAAATCTCAAACAACACGAAAGATGTTACCTACTGAAATCAAAATTTTAAATAGCGAACCTATGCTTCTTAGGGCCGATATTTTGTAGGCGCTAAGGAAGCTACAGCGAAGCTAAGTTATttagcgttttttttttttggtacaaAACAAGAAAACTCCTAACAAAAATAGGCATCAGACATTCATATCATCTTTAAATATGACAAGAAATTCAATGATACGAAACTTGTACTCAACAATTACGATGATTTAGTAATAAAAATAGTACATAAATGCATATTACATCAGTAGGTTCAACTTTCAAATTTGAATGTTAGAATATTTGGTCTTAGCGGGAAAAATAGCGTTAGTTTTTTGGCTCTATTTAGCGTTTTAGCGCGATTTAGCGAGCTATTATGGATAGATTCTATTTAACGCTAAAAATGCTCATCTTTAGTGGGAGTCTTGTGAATCCGCTACAGCAATGCTGTAGCGAAGAGATAGCGCGCTATTTAGAACTTTGAGTAAAATTTAATCCGAGTCTTGTGCAATTAATGGCAGGTGAGCGGCAAGCGGGTGGGGATCGTGGGGCTGGGCAACATCGGCTCCCGGGTAGCGCGTCGCCTAGCCGCCTTCGGCTGCGCCGTCTCCTACCATTCGAGGTCGCCCAAGCCTTCATCGCCGTACACGTTTGTCCCGACTCTGCTCGACCTCGCCGTCGGCAGTGATGTGTTGGTGCTCTCCTGTGCGCTGACGGACGAGAGGAAATACATGGTGAACCGGGAGGTGATGGAGGCACTGGGTAAGGACGGCGTGCTGATTAACGTCGGGCGGGGTGGCCTGGTAGACGAGCCGGAGCTGGTGAGTTGCCTGCGGGACGGCGCCCTCGGAGGCGCTGGGCTAGACGTGTACGCGAACgaaccggccgtgccgccggagcTCTTCGGCATGGACAACGTCGTGTTGTCCGACCACCGGGCCGTGATCACGCCGGAGTCCATGCGCGGCGTGCTCGAGGTCATCACCGCCAACCTCGACACCTTCTTCTCAGGGAGGCCGCTCGTCAGTCCTGTGCAGCTCTGAACTCTGAATTGTTCAAACCATTGAGTCCTAAATAAATTGTCTTTTCGGCCTCATATGTATACAAACCATTTAGTTTCTACTAAACTAATACGAATTTTAGAATCTTAATTGTTCAATCACAGAGGTACATACTACCATAAGCATACTAATTTGCTTGATGAATAGCATCATTTCCATATGATCTACAACTGTTATTTCACCCAGGAAACCATAAGCACTAACGAAATTATAGCACATCACCAAATTTAAAGTTCCAAAAATACACCTACTGTGATATCCAATAATTTGATCCATGAAACCCTAATCCATAGCAAAAATTTACTACATCATCGAATCAGCAGTTTGTAG includes these proteins:
- the LOC124674111 gene encoding glyoxylate/hydroxypyruvate reductase HPR3-like isoform X1; translated protein: METTPQSHADEKPLVFLAQPLFPEFAAALAGRYRFVLAADADSATSAEARVLLVPGLAPVTAQHLARLPALQLVAGTSVGVDHVDLDTCRSRGLSVTNAGPAFAVDSADYAVGLVVAVLRRVAAADAYVRRGRWAADGDYPLATKVSGKRVGIVGLGNIGSRVARRLAAFGCAVSYHSRSPKPSSPYTFVPTLLDLAVGSDVLVLSCALTDERKYMVNREVMEALGKDGVLINVGRGGLVDEPELVSCLRDGALGGAGLDVYANEPAVPPELFGMDNVVLSDHRAVITPESMRGVLEVITANLDTFFSGRPLVIYRSTAMLRL
- the LOC124674111 gene encoding glyoxylate/hydroxypyruvate reductase HPR3-like isoform X2, with translation METTPQSHADEKPLVFLAQPLFPEFAAALAGRYRFVLAADADSATSAEARVLLVPGLAPVTAQHLARLPALQLVAGTSVGVDHVDLDTCRSRGLSVTNAGPAFAVDSADYAVGLVVAVLRRVAAADAYVRRGRWAADGDYPLATKVSGKRVGIVGLGNIGSRVARRLAAFGCAVSYHSRSPKPSSPYTFVPTLLDLAVGSDVLVLSCALTDERKYMVNREVMEALGKDGVLINVGRGGLVDEPELVSCLRDGALGGAGLDVYANEPAVPPELFGMDNVVLSDHRAVITPESMRGVLEVITANLDTFFSGRPLVSPVQL